One Paenibacillus sp. SYP-B4298 genomic window, CGTTCTGATGAGCCCCGTACTGATCTATTTGTTAGCGGTGATGGCCCTCCCCTTCGGGTGGGCCGTCTATCTTAGCCTGACAAACAAGACAGTCGGCGTTCCAGAGGTTTTCGTCGGCATGCAAAACTATATCGATCTCGCCAAGGACTCCCTGTTCTGGCGGGCCGTCTGGAACACCTTCGTATTCACCATGATTGCGGTCATTCTAAAGGCCGTATTCGGCATGATCATGGCACTCGTGCTGAATGAGAAGATCGTGGCGCGCAATCTGTTCCGGGTGCTGCTGTTTCTGCCGTGGACGATCCCGACCATCGTATCGGTGTTCACCTGGCAATGGATCTACTCCGATGTCGGCGGCGTGCTGAACTTCCTGCTGATGAAGAGCGGACTCATCAGCCAGCCGGTCGGATGGCTGGCTGCACCCGATCTGGCGATGCTGTCGGTCATTATGGTCAATGTATGGCGCGGCATCCCGTTTATGGGCATCGCCATCCTGGCGGGTCTGCAGACCGTGTCCACCGAGATCTATGAGGCGGCGATGCTCGATGGAGCCGGAGCGATCAAACGCTTCTTCTATATGACCCTGCCCTCGATCAAGGAGGTCACCATACTCGCCTCTGTTATTACGACGATCTGGACGCTCAATGATTTTGAGATTATATGGCTGCTTACCCGCGGCGGGCCGAACAACGGCACACAGGTACTGTCCACGCTCAGCTACACCGTAGGCTTCCTGAACATGAATCTCGGCAAGGCCATCGCGACCTCCATTATCACGTTGCCGCCGCTGATCATGCTCATCAACTATGTCACCAAGCGCTCGCTGTCATCTGACAACTAAAGGAGGGATCATCACGATGAAAAATTCGGCAGGCAAGCAGATTGTTGTCTACACTACACTCGTTCTATTGCTCGTATTTGCGTTGTTTCCATTGTATTGGATGATCGTCACCTCCTTTAAGTCCAATGGCGAGATCTATTCTATGACCCCGTCCTTCTGGCCGGAGAGCTTCTCGGGAACTGCCTATGACAAGCTGATTCACGAGAAGGACTTTCTCATCAATATCAAAAACAGCCTGATCGTCTCGCTGGTCGTCTCCCTGTTCTCGATCATCGTCAGCATGCTGGCAGCCTATGCCATCTCCAAGCTGCATTTTCGGGGCAAAGGGCTGATCTCCAAGAGCATTCTATATGCCTACCTGATGCCTAGAGCGGTGCTGTTCATCCCGCTGTACATGGTCGTTACACTGCTCGGCGCAAGCAATTCCATCTACGGGCTGATGCTCATCTATCCGACCATCACGATTCCGTATGCAACCTGGATGCTGATCTCGTATTTTAAGTCGATTCCGACCGAGATTGAGGAGGCCGCAATGATCGACGGCTGCTCACGGGTAAGCACGATGCTGAAAATTATCTTCCCGCTGTCGGCGCCCGGCATTGCCGCCACCTTCATCTTCTCCTTCACCCTCTGCTGGAGTGAATACCTGTATGCGCTGGTCGTTATTACGAAGGGGACGGACAAGACGATTACGCTCGGGCTGTCGGATATGATCGTGGGTGATGTATTTGCCTGGGGGCCGCTCATGGGCGGCTCGATTATCGCATCGGTTCCGGTCATCATTATGTATCTGTTCACATCAAAATATATGGTCAGCGGCATGACCGTGGGAGGCGTGAAATAAGATGGCAGCAGCAAAAATATTGGTTACGGCGACGAACTATTCGGTCTTATGCAAGGAAGCCAAGCAACGGCTTGAGGAGCAGGGCTGCGAGGTGATCGAGAACAAGGTCGGACGTCCCCATACGTTCGAGGAGCTGAAGGAGCTGGTAGGAGACGTGGATGCTGTAATTGCCGGGGTCGACACATGGGATGAGCCGGTTTTCCGCCTGGCGCCGAGGCTCAAGGTCATCGCACGCTTCGGCGTTGGCGTAGATAATATTGATCTGCAGCAGGCACGCGCGCATGGCATTCAGGTGACGAATGTACCGGGCGGCAACGCCAATGCGGTCGCCGAGATCGCTGTGGGTCTGATCCTCTCCATGCTGCGCGGCATCCCGCTGCTGAACCAGTCCACCAAGCAAGGCGGCTGGGACCGATTCGTCGGTCGTGAGCTGGCTGGACGCACCGTCGGCCTCCTGGGCTTCGGCAATATCGCTCAGCTTGTGGCGCGCAAGCTGCAGAGCTTCGACGTGAGGCTGCTCGCCTATGATAAGTATCCCAATCTGAAGCAAGCTGCGGCCTGCCATGTGGATATGGTGGATGCCGAGCTGCTGCTGCGGACAAGCGATGTCGTCAGCATGCACCTGCCCAGCCTGCCGGACACCTATCATATGATGAGCGACGCCCAGTTTGCCATGATGAAGCCAGAGGCGTACTTCCTGAATACCGCCCGCGGGCCGGTCGTCGATGAGCAGGCACTCTATCGGGCGTTGCAGAGCGAGCAGATCGCAGGGGCGGCCATCGATGTATACGAGACGGAGCCCGTTCAGGCCGATAACCCGCTGCTGAGCGTAGCGCATCTGATTACGACCCCGCACACCGCAGCCGAGACCTACGAAACCTACACCCGTGTCAGCCTGGTCACAGCGCAAGCCGTGCTGGATGTGCTGAGCGGGCGTACACCGCAGCATCTGCTCAACCCCTAGAACGATACTGAATCTATGGAGGAATACGAGGATGAAATCAACTATGCCTAACGGCATCTGGCCGGTTATGCTGACGCCGTTCACTGAAGACAATAAGGTAGATTATGAAGCGCTTGGCAAATTGGTGGAGTGGTATATTGAAGGTGGAGTAGATGGACTGTTCGCCGTCTGCCAGTCGAGCGAGATGTTCATGCTCAGTCTGGAGGAGCGGCTGGAGATTGCCCGCTTCGTCAAGCAGACCGCTGCTGGACGAGTGCCCGTCATCGCCTCCGGCCATATCTCCGACAGCTTCGAGGATCAGGTTCATGAGCTGAGCGAGATGGCGAATACCGGCATCGATGCGCTCGTGCTTATCACGAACCGACTGGCACGCGAGGATGAATCCGATCACGTATGGCTGACGAATCTGGAGAGGCTGCTGGCGCATATCCCGGACTCGATCCCGCTCGGGCTGTATGAATGCCCCGCTCCCTATCGCCGTCTGACCACACCGGAAGCGCTGCGCTACTGTGCAGACACTGGTCGCTTCCTGTTCGTTAAGGATGTGAGCTGCGATCTGGAGCTGCTGGAGGCCAAGCTCCAGGCCGTTCGGGGCACCGACTTGAAAATATTTAACGCCAATACAGCAACGCTGCTGGAGAGCTTCAAGCTGGGCGCCTATGGCTTCAGCGGGGTCATGGGCAACTTCCATCCGCAGCTCTACGCCTGGCTATACCGCAACTGGGCGGGCGAGCCGGAGGATGCCGCCAGGCTGATGGACTTTCTGAGCATCGCCTCTATGATTG contains:
- a CDS encoding carbohydrate ABC transporter permease, which gives rise to MRHSSGSKLAYVLMSPVLIYLLAVMALPFGWAVYLSLTNKTVGVPEVFVGMQNYIDLAKDSLFWRAVWNTFVFTMIAVILKAVFGMIMALVLNEKIVARNLFRVLLFLPWTIPTIVSVFTWQWIYSDVGGVLNFLLMKSGLISQPVGWLAAPDLAMLSVIMVNVWRGIPFMGIAILAGLQTVSTEIYEAAMLDGAGAIKRFFYMTLPSIKEVTILASVITTIWTLNDFEIIWLLTRGGPNNGTQVLSTLSYTVGFLNMNLGKAIATSIITLPPLIMLINYVTKRSLSSDN
- a CDS encoding carbohydrate ABC transporter permease, which encodes MKNSAGKQIVVYTTLVLLLVFALFPLYWMIVTSFKSNGEIYSMTPSFWPESFSGTAYDKLIHEKDFLINIKNSLIVSLVVSLFSIIVSMLAAYAISKLHFRGKGLISKSILYAYLMPRAVLFIPLYMVVTLLGASNSIYGLMLIYPTITIPYATWMLISYFKSIPTEIEEAAMIDGCSRVSTMLKIIFPLSAPGIAATFIFSFTLCWSEYLYALVVITKGTDKTITLGLSDMIVGDVFAWGPLMGGSIIASVPVIIMYLFTSKYMVSGMTVGGVK
- a CDS encoding phosphoglycerate dehydrogenase — encoded protein: MAAAKILVTATNYSVLCKEAKQRLEEQGCEVIENKVGRPHTFEELKELVGDVDAVIAGVDTWDEPVFRLAPRLKVIARFGVGVDNIDLQQARAHGIQVTNVPGGNANAVAEIAVGLILSMLRGIPLLNQSTKQGGWDRFVGRELAGRTVGLLGFGNIAQLVARKLQSFDVRLLAYDKYPNLKQAAACHVDMVDAELLLRTSDVVSMHLPSLPDTYHMMSDAQFAMMKPEAYFLNTARGPVVDEQALYRALQSEQIAGAAIDVYETEPVQADNPLLSVAHLITTPHTAAETYETYTRVSLVTAQAVLDVLSGRTPQHLLNP
- a CDS encoding dihydrodipicolinate synthase family protein — translated: MKSTMPNGIWPVMLTPFTEDNKVDYEALGKLVEWYIEGGVDGLFAVCQSSEMFMLSLEERLEIARFVKQTAAGRVPVIASGHISDSFEDQVHELSEMANTGIDALVLITNRLAREDESDHVWLTNLERLLAHIPDSIPLGLYECPAPYRRLTTPEALRYCADTGRFLFVKDVSCDLELLEAKLQAVRGTDLKIFNANTATLLESFKLGAYGFSGVMGNFHPQLYAWLYRNWAGEPEDAARLMDFLSIASMIEKQLYPVNAKYHLMLEGVLSNFHCRSKDSSTFNATHQLEVAQLRRLTAAYLERYPLE